The Mercurialis annua linkage group LG2, ddMerAnnu1.2, whole genome shotgun sequence genome contains a region encoding:
- the LOC126670765 gene encoding DNA cross-link repair protein pso2/snm1 yields MPSNPNFLSQPLSLSLSNSLSHHNDDDDFEVPISQSHQKTPLKPLNASTRHRKKPKRSANPGKENADSIASGSNEDLTLHENCSLDLIESSIIGCSYKNADDSVDFSKENCSGNGNSKGKRKEIEGQEFKKEGYFCNSIEARLMRSGPGSGFNEGVGGEFGDFEEESELDLLIKLCSENDGDCAVKCPLCGVDISNLNEESRLIHTNDCLDKQENDGQEVVDREEETGEDCVDSVHKNFDDSPVVKWLRILGLEKYEEVFVREEIDWESLKWLTEEDLFIIGITALGPRKKIVHALDELRKGGNLVAETHRDTNASVNAGSRTSHGTEIQLQASTVDGDETSKSTANKLITDFFPGSVTLRKKSCSLATEKQGPAKNRSDSVCNHGAKKHTAKSGKRKDIPLWCSIPGTSFRVDAFKYLRGDCSHWFLTHFHMDHYQGLTRSFCHGKIYCSSITARLVNMRIGVPWDRLQVLPLNQKISIAGVDVTCWDANHCPGSIIILFEPANGKAVLHTGDFRFCEKMASMTALQMTRIHTLILDTTYCNPQYDFPKQEAVIQFVVEAIQAESFNPKTLFLIGSYTIGKERLFLEVARVLRRKVYVTAAKFRLLESLGFSKEDMQWFTLNEFESQIHVVPMWTLASFKRLKHMSNQYASRFSLIVAFSPTGWTFGKGKKKSPGRRWQQGTIIRYEVPYSEHCSFTELREFVKLASPEKIIPSVNNDGPESADTMVSLLLS; encoded by the exons ATGCCGTCAAACCCTAATTTCTTGTCCCAGCCTCTGTCTCTCTCGCTTTCAAATTCACTCTCACACCACAACGACGACGATGATTTCGAAGTCCCTATCTCACAATCTCATCAGAAAACCCCCTTAAAACCCCTCAACGCCAGTACCCGCCACCGAAAAAAACCTAAAAGATCCGCTAATCCCGGTAAAGAGAACGCGGATTCAATAGCATCCGGTTCGAACGAGGACTTAACATTGCACGAGAATTGCAGCTTGGATTTGATAGAATCGAGCATCATCGGTTGCAGTTACAAAAACGCTGATGACAGTGTGGATTTTAGTAAGGAGAATTGTTCCGGAAATGGAAACAGTAAGGGTAAAAGAAAAGAGATAGAAGGACAAGAATTTAAAAAAGAGGGATACTTTTGTAATTCTATTGAAGCTAGGCTAATGAGGTCAGGACCTGGGTCAGGGTTTAATGAGGGTGTTGGTGGTGAATTTGGGGATTTTGAGGAAGAGAGTGAATTAGATTTGTTAATTAAGCTGTGCAGTGAAAATGATGGAGATTGTGCAGTTAAGTGTCCACTTTGTGGAGTTgatatttctaatttaaatgAAGAATCTAGATTGATTCATACTAATGATTGTCTTGATAAACAAGAGAATGATGGTCAGGAA GTTGTTGATAGGGAAGAAGAAACTGGTGAAGATTGTGTTGATTCAGTGCATAAGAATTTTGATGATTCGCCTGTAGTTAAGTGGCTAAGAATTCTAGGTTTGGAGAAATATGAGGAAGTTTTTGTGAGAGAAGAGATTGATTGGGAATCCTTAAAGTGGTTAACAGAAGAG GATCTCTTTATCATAGGCATCACAGCACTTGGTCCGAGGAAGAAGATTGTTCATGCTCTTGATGAACTTAGAAAAGGCGGTAATCTAGTTGCTGAGACACACAGAGATACAAATGCATCTGTTAATGCTGGATCACGGACTAGTCATGGAACAGAGATTCAATTGCAAGCTTCTACAGTTGATGGTGATGAAACTAGTAAATCAACTGCAAACAAGTTGATTACAGATTTTTTTCCTGGCTCTGTTACTCTTAGGAAGAAAAGTTGCAGCCTTGCCACAGAAAAGCAAGGACCAGCAAAGAATCGGTCAGATTCTGTTTGTAATCATGGAGCAAAAAAACACACTGCAAAAAGTGGAAAACGGAAAGACATTCCCTTGTGGTGCAGCATACCAGGGACATCATTTCGAGTG GATGCTTTCAAATATCTTAGAGGAGATTGTTCCCATTGGTTTCTTACGCACTTCCATATGGATC ATTATCAAGGCTTAACAAGGTCCTTCTGTCATGGGAAGATCTATTGCTCCTCGATCACTGCAAGACTTGTAAATATGAGAATTGGGGTTCCTTGGGATAGATTACAAGTTCTACCTCTCAACCAAAAGATCAGCATAGCTGGTGTTGATGTGACATGCTGGGATGCAAACCACTGCCCTGGTTCCATCATTATACTCTTTGAACCTGCTAATGGTAAG GCAGTTCTACACACAGGAGATTTTCGCTTTTGTGAGAAGATGGCAAGCATGACCGCTTTACAAATGACTCGTATTCATACTCTCATCCTGGATACGACATACTGTAATCCCCAG TATGACTTCCCAAAGCAAGAGGCTGTAATACAGTTTGTTGTTGAGGCTATTCAAGCTGAATCTTTcaaccccaaaactcttttTCTAATCGGAAGCTACACAATCG GAAAGGAAAGGCTGTTCTTGGAGGTTGCTCGTGTGCTACGTAGAAAGGTTTATGTTACTGCAGCAAAGTTCCGTCTTTTGGAAAGCTTGGGGTTCTCAAAAGAAGATATGCAGTGGTTTAcattaaatgaatttgaaagcCAAATTCATGTGGTGCCAATGTGGACGCTTGCAAGTTTCAAAAGACTTAAACATATGTCCAATCAATATGCG AGCCGTTTCAGTCTGATAGTTGCATTCTCTCCGACCGGATGGACATTTGGCAAGGGGAAAAAAAAATCGCCGGGCAGAAGGTGGCAGCAAGGAACTATCATAAG GTACGAAGTGCCATATAGCGAGCATTGCAGCTTTACAGAACTCAGAGAGTTCGTGAAATTGGCATCTCCTGAAAAAATAATACCAAGTGTAAATAATGACGGACCTGAATCTGCTGACACCATGGTTTCCCTCCTGCTGTCTTGA